The following proteins are encoded in a genomic region of Drosophila miranda strain MSH22 chromosome 4, D.miranda_PacBio2.1, whole genome shotgun sequence:
- the LOC108162520 gene encoding V-type proton ATPase 116 kDa subunit a produces the protein MGDMFRSEQMALCQLFIQPEAAYASIAELGERGCVQFRDLNEEVSSFQRKYVTEVRRCDDMERRLRYVEAEMKRDKIELPQLPDEEEPAAPNPREAVDLEAQLEKTENELREMAANGASLKANFTHMQELKCVLENTEGFFSDQEILNLDSNRQVDPNDPAQLAGGQRGQLAFVAGVIKLERFFSFERMLWRLSRGNIFLRRCDIEGLCDDEESGQPVLKTVFVAFFQGEQLKQRVKKVCSGYHASVYPCPSSHAERADMVKDVNVRLEDLKTVLNQSADHRSRVLTSASRHLPRWSIMVRKMKAIYHILNYFNPDVTGKCLIGEGWVPANDLTTVQEALARGAKQSESSIPAFMNVIETNEQPPTYTRTNKFTNGFQNLIDSYGTASYREVNPALYTCITFPFLFAVMFGDLGHGLILVLFAAWLILKEQKLAAIKEEIFNIFFGGRYIIFLMGLFSIYTGFVYNDVFSKSMNIFGSGWSMNYTEAVVVDPSLKYLTLRPNDTFTKPYPLGMDPIWQMADNKIIFLNTFKMKLSIIFGVLHMVFGVSMSVVNFIHYRKYASIFLEFLPQVLFLLLLFGYMVFMMFFKWIVYNDTVEGPLSPACAPSILILFINMILQGSQDTPEPCKEFMFEGQKDIQMVFVVVAVICIPWMLLGKPLYIMVKRRGSPPALPKPQEGANGGGDHGGHGEDEPMGEIFIHQAIHTIEYVLSTVSHTASYLRLWALSLAHAQLSEVLWSMVLSNGFKFNSYIGAIGVYLMFWAWSSLTVGILVLIEGLSAFLHTLRLHWVEFMSKFYEGAGYAFEPFAFKTILVDDEDA, from the exons ATGGGCGACATGTTCCGGAGCGAGCAGATGGCTTTGTGCCAGCTGTTCATCCAGCCGGAGGCGGCCTACGCCTCCATAGCGGAGCTCGGCGAGCGGGGCTGCGTCCAGTTCCGGGACCTCAACGAGGAGGTCAGCTCCTTCCAGCGCAAGTACGTGACGGAGGTGAGGCGCTGCGACGACATGGAGCGCCGCCTGCGCTACGTGGAGGCCGAGATGAAGAGGGACAAGATCGAGCTGCCGCAGCTGCCCGACGAGGAGGAGCCGGCGGCACCCAATCCCCGAGAGGCCGTCGACCTGGAGGCCCAGCTGGAGAAGACGGAGAACGAGCTGCGCGAGATGGCGGCCAACGGGGCCAGCCTGAAGGCCAACTTCACGCACATGCAGGAGCTGAAGTGTGTGCTGGAGAACACCGAGGGGTTCTTCTCCGACCAGGAGATCCTCAACCTGGACTCCAACCGGCAGGTGGACCCCAACGATCCCGCACAGCTGGCCGGCGGACAGCGCGGGCAGCTGGCCTTCGTGGCGGGCGTGATCAAGCTGGAGCGGTTCTTCTCGTTCGAGCGGATGCTGTGGCGCCTCTCGCGGGGCAACATCTTCCTGCGGCGCTGCGACATCGAGGGCCTGTGCGACGACGAGGAGAGCGGCCAGCCGGTGCTGAAGACCGTCTTCGTGGCCTTCTTCCAGGGCGAGCAGCTGAAGCAGCGCGTGAAGAAGGTCTGCTCGGGCTACCACGCCTCCGTCTATCCCTGCCCCAGCTCCCATGCCGAGCGGGCGGACATGGTCAAGGACGTGAACGTGCGCCTGGAGGACCTCAAGACGGTGCTCAACCAGAGCGCCGACCACCGCTCCCGGGTGCTCACCTCGGCCTCGAGGCACCTGCCCCGCTGGTCGATCATGGTGCGCAAGATGAAGGCCATCTACCACATCCTCAACTACTTCAATCCGGACGTGACCGGCAAGTGCCTGATCGGCGAGGGCTGGGTGCCGGCCAACGACCTCACGACGGTCCAGGAGGCGCTGGCGCGCGGCGCCAAGCAGTCGGAGAGCTCCATACCGGCCTTCATGAACGTGATCGAGACGAACGAGCAGCCGCCGACGTACACGCGGACGAACAAGTTCACCAACGGCTTCCAGAACCTGATCGACTCGTACGGCACGGCCTCCTACCGCGAGGTCAATCCGGCCCTGTACACCTGCATCACGTTTCCGTTCCTGTTCGCCGTGATGTTCGGCGACCTGGGGCACGGCCTCATCCTGGTGCTGTTCGCCGCCTGGCTGATCCTCAAGGAGCAGAAGCTGGCCGCCATCAAGGAGGAGATCTTCAACATCTTCTTCGGCGGCCGCTACATCATCTTCCTGATGGGGCTCTTCTCCATCTACACGGGCTTCGTCTACAACGACGTGTTCTCCAAGTCGATGAACATCTTCGGCTCCGGCTGGAGCATGAACTACACGGAGGCGGTGGTGGTTGACCCGAGCCTCAAGTATCTGACCCTCCGCCCGAACGACACCTTCACCAAGCCGTATCCCCTGGGCATGGATCCCATCTGGCAGATGGCCGACAACAAGATCATCTTCCTGAACACCTTCAAGATGAAGCTGTCGATCATATTCGGGGTCCTGCACATGGTCTTCGGCGTGTCGATGTCCGTCGTGAACTTCATCCACTACCGGAAGTACGCCAGCATCTTCCTGGAGTTCCTGCCGCAGGTcctgttcctgctgctgctcttcggCTACATGGTATTCATGATGTTCTTCAAGTGGATCGTCTACAACGACACCGTCGAGGGCCCCCTGTCGCCGGCCTGCGCCCCCTCCATACTCATTCTGTTCATCAACATGATCCTGCAGGGCAGCCAGGACACGCCGGAGCCCTGCAAGGAGTTCATGTTCGAAGGCCAGAAGGACATACAGATGGTCTTTGTGGTGGTGGCGGTCATCTGCATTCCCTGGATGCTGCTGGGCAAGCCGCTCTACATCATGGTCAAGCGTCGGGGCAGTCCGCCGGCTCTGCCGAAGCCCCAAGAAGGTGCCAATGGGGGCGGCGACCATGGCGGTCACGGCGAGGACGAGCCAATGGGCGAGATCTTCATCCACCAGGCCATACACACCATCGAGTACGTGCTGAGCACGGTCTCCCACACGGCCTCTTACCTCAGGCTGTGGGCTCTGTCCCTGGCCCATGCCC AGCTCTCCGAAGTGCTGTGGAGCATGGTCCTGTCCAACGGATTCAAATTCAACAGCTATATCGGGGCCATTGGCGTTTACCTGATGTTTTGGGCCTGGTCCTCGCTCACTGTCGGCATCCTGGTGCTCATCGAAGGACTCTCGGCCTTCCTGCACACCCTCCGCCTGCACTG GGTGGAGTTCATGAGCAAGTTCTATGAGGGCGCTGGTTACGCCTTCGAGCCCTTTGCCTTTAAGACCATTCTGGTGGACGACGAGGATGCctag